In the Leifsonia sp. 466MF genome, one interval contains:
- the rplU gene encoding 50S ribosomal protein L21, with protein sequence MVYAVVRAGGRQEKVEVGTIVTMDRVKADKDGKIELAPVLLVDGDKITSDAKSLAKVTVTAEVLGDLRGPKIVIQKFKNKTGYKKRQGHRQELTRVKITGIK encoded by the coding sequence GTGGTTTACGCAGTTGTGCGCGCCGGTGGCCGGCAGGAGAAGGTCGAGGTCGGCACCATCGTGACGATGGACCGCGTCAAGGCCGACAAGGACGGCAAGATCGAGCTCGCGCCGGTGCTGCTGGTCGACGGTGACAAGATCACCTCCGACGCCAAGTCCCTCGCGAAGGTCACCGTGACCGCCGAGGTCCTCGGCGACCTCCGCGGCCCGAAGATCGTCATCCAGAAGTTCAAGAACAAGACCGGCTACAAGAAGCGCCAGGGCCACCGTCAGGAGCTCACGCGCGTCAAGATCACCGGCATCAAGTAG
- the rpmA gene encoding 50S ribosomal protein L27 codes for MAHKKGASSTRNGRDSNAQRLGVKRFGGQTVNAGEILVRQRGTHFHPGVNVGRGGDDTLFALAAGAVEFGTKGGRKVVNIVAAEA; via the coding sequence ATGGCACACAAAAAGGGAGCGAGCTCCACTCGCAACGGCCGCGACTCCAACGCGCAGCGCCTCGGCGTGAAGCGCTTCGGCGGCCAGACCGTCAACGCGGGCGAGATCCTGGTCCGCCAGCGCGGCACCCACTTCCACCCCGGCGTGAACGTCGGTCGTGGCGGTGACGACACGCTGTTCGCCCTCGCCGCCGGCGCGGTCGAGTTCGGCACCAAGGGCGGCCGCAAGGTCGTCAACATCGTGGCGGCCGAGGCCTGA
- a CDS encoding DUF4031 domain-containing protein yields MTVLIDPPAWPAHGMLWSHLVSDASLDELHAFAEANDIHRRAFDIDHYDVPDRRYDELVAAGAHPVSGKELVSRLIASGLRVRARDRVRRRH; encoded by the coding sequence ATGACGGTCCTGATCGATCCCCCGGCATGGCCGGCTCACGGCATGTTGTGGTCGCATCTGGTCAGCGACGCGTCTCTCGACGAGCTGCACGCCTTCGCCGAGGCGAACGACATCCACCGCCGCGCCTTCGACATCGACCATTACGACGTGCCCGACCGGCGCTACGACGAGCTCGTGGCGGCCGGAGCGCATCCCGTCTCCGGCAAGGAGCTCGTGTCGCGGCTCATCGCCAGCGGGTTACGGGTGCGGGCGCGCGACCGGGTCCGCCGCCGGCACTGA